Proteins from a single region of Sediminitomix flava:
- the leuC gene encoding 3-isopropylmalate dehydratase large subunit — protein sequence MAKTLFDKIWDSHVVEHVEGNQEILYIDKHFIHEVTSPQAFAGIEKRGVELFRKDRILATADHNVPTKDQHLPIKDSLSRSQVNKLTENCHNHGVKLYGLGHPYQGIVHVIGPELGFTQPGMTIVCGDSHTSTHGAFGAIAFGIGTSQVEQVMATQCLLQTKPKTMRITVDGELEEGVTSKDIVLYIISQLTAGGGTGHFIEFAGSAIRSLSMEARMTVCNMSIEMGARGGMIAPDETTFEYIKGREFAPQGESYDKAVAYWKTLFTDEDATFDKEYTFKAEDIQPMLTYGTNPGMGIGVQENIPTASDASNPDSFKKSLEYMGLEEGQSLLGKEVNYVFIGSCTNSRIEDLREVAAFVKGKQKADNVTALIVPGSKQVEKQAKEEGIDKVLFEAGFELREPGCSACLGMNEDKVPKGEYCVSTSNRNFEGRQGPGARTLLASPLMAAATAVTGKITDVRELIAETV from the coding sequence ATGGCTAAAACACTTTTCGATAAGATTTGGGATAGCCACGTTGTTGAACACGTGGAAGGGAATCAAGAGATTCTTTATATCGATAAGCACTTTATTCATGAAGTAACAAGTCCGCAAGCCTTTGCCGGAATTGAGAAACGTGGAGTAGAGCTTTTCAGAAAAGATAGAATCCTCGCTACCGCAGATCACAACGTTCCTACGAAAGACCAACACTTGCCAATTAAAGATTCATTATCTCGTTCGCAAGTGAATAAATTGACAGAAAACTGTCATAATCATGGTGTGAAACTTTATGGTTTGGGACACCCTTATCAAGGGATTGTACACGTTATCGGACCAGAATTAGGTTTCACTCAACCAGGTATGACTATCGTTTGTGGTGATAGCCATACTTCTACACACGGCGCATTTGGAGCAATTGCATTTGGTATTGGTACATCGCAAGTAGAACAGGTGATGGCTACACAATGTCTATTGCAAACAAAACCAAAAACGATGCGAATTACTGTTGATGGAGAGTTAGAAGAAGGTGTTACTTCAAAAGACATCGTTCTTTACATCATTTCTCAATTAACAGCTGGTGGAGGAACAGGTCACTTCATCGAATTTGCTGGTAGTGCAATCCGTTCGCTTTCTATGGAAGCACGTATGACGGTTTGTAATATGAGTATCGAGATGGGTGCTCGTGGTGGAATGATCGCTCCAGACGAAACAACTTTCGAATATATTAAAGGAAGAGAATTTGCACCTCAAGGTGAGTCTTACGATAAAGCTGTAGCTTATTGGAAGACACTTTTCACAGATGAGGATGCGACTTTCGATAAAGAATATACTTTCAAAGCAGAAGATATTCAGCCTATGCTTACTTACGGTACTAATCCAGGAATGGGTATCGGAGTACAGGAGAATATCCCAACTGCTTCAGATGCTTCTAACCCTGATTCTTTCAAAAAATCATTGGAATACATGGGCTTGGAAGAGGGACAATCATTATTGGGTAAGGAAGTAAACTACGTTTTCATTGGTAGTTGTACCAATAGTCGTATCGAAGATTTACGAGAAGTAGCTGCTTTCGTAAAAGGAAAGCAAAAAGCTGACAATGTAACCGCACTGATTGTTCCAGGATCTAAACAAGTCGAAAAACAAGCCAAAGAAGAAGGTATTGATAAAGTACTTTTTGAGGCAGGTTTTGAGCTACGTGAACCAGGTTGTTCAGCTTGTTTGGGAATGAACGAAGATAAAGTGCCTAAGGGCGAATATTGTGTGTCTACTTCAAACCGTAACTTCGAAGGACGTCAAGGACCAGGCGCTCGTACGCTTCTTGCAAGTCCTTTGATGGCTGCGGCTACAGCAGTAACAGGAAAGATCACTGACGTGAGAGAACTGATTGCTGAAACGGTGTAA
- a CDS encoding 2-isopropylmalate synthase codes for MEHVAIFDTTLRDGEQVPGCKLNQSEKIEIALALEKLGVDVIEAGFPISSPGDFTSVNEISKVIKNATICGLTRAVKKDIEVAAEALIPAVRPRIHTGIGTSDSHIFHKLRSSREDIIERAVSAVKYAKRFVEDVEFYAEDAGRTDNEFLARVVEEVIKVGATVVNIPDTTGYCLPEQYGAKIKYLMENVNGIHKATISTHCHNDLGLATANSIAGVQYGARQIECTINGIGERAGNASLEEVVMIMRQHRDMNVQTGIDSRELTGLSNLVSNRMKMPVQANKAIVGANAFAHSSGIHQDGVIKSRETYEIIDPAEVGVDQSQIVLTARSGRAALKYRASKLGYQVRHDMLEEVYRKFLNVADQKKEVVDADLHTIFAETPAAV; via the coding sequence ATGGAACATGTTGCAATTTTCGATACAACTTTGAGAGACGGGGAGCAAGTCCCAGGTTGTAAGTTAAATCAGAGTGAAAAGATTGAAATCGCTTTAGCACTTGAGAAACTCGGAGTGGATGTAATTGAAGCTGGATTCCCAATTTCGAGCCCAGGTGATTTTACTTCTGTAAATGAAATTTCAAAAGTTATAAAGAATGCAACAATATGTGGACTCACAAGAGCTGTGAAGAAAGATATTGAAGTAGCTGCTGAGGCTTTGATCCCTGCAGTTCGTCCACGTATTCATACAGGAATCGGAACTTCAGATAGCCATATTTTCCACAAATTACGTTCGTCAAGAGAAGATATCATTGAAAGAGCCGTATCTGCTGTCAAATACGCTAAACGTTTTGTTGAAGACGTCGAGTTTTATGCAGAAGATGCAGGTCGTACAGATAATGAGTTCTTGGCAAGAGTAGTGGAAGAAGTGATCAAGGTTGGTGCTACAGTTGTGAATATTCCTGATACTACAGGATACTGTTTACCTGAGCAATACGGAGCTAAAATCAAATATTTGATGGAAAATGTGAATGGTATCCACAAGGCTACTATTTCTACACACTGTCATAATGATCTTGGTTTGGCTACTGCAAACTCAATTGCAGGGGTGCAATACGGAGCTCGCCAGATCGAGTGTACGATAAACGGTATCGGAGAAAGAGCGGGAAATGCTTCTTTGGAAGAAGTTGTCATGATTATGCGTCAGCATAGAGATATGAACGTACAAACAGGAATTGATTCTAGAGAATTGACAGGTTTGAGTAACCTAGTGTCAAATAGAATGAAAATGCCTGTTCAAGCCAATAAAGCCATCGTAGGAGCAAATGCTTTTGCACACTCATCAGGAATTCACCAAGACGGTGTGATCAAGAGTCGTGAAACTTACGAAATCATCGATCCAGCAGAAGTAGGTGTTGATCAATCTCAGATTGTATTGACAGCTCGTAGTGGTCGTGCAGCCTTGAAGTATAGAGCTTCTAAATTGGGCTACCAAGTACGTCATGATATGTTGGAAGAGGTGTACAGAAAATTCTTAAACGTAGCGGATCAGAAAAAAGAAGTAGTTGATGCAGATTTGCATACCATTTTTGCTGAAACTCCTGCAGCTGTTTAA
- a CDS encoding M48 family metallopeptidase, whose product MQSEKTFQTDYRKWITFNKVLGEYKHLFDLYNVLEQLSSKGLYQLTKTEEEGETKYLIEQEGFEEALLIQSETERKLCLEYLKEHYLPKENIEGWYQEKVETEDRSQNLSYQEHDPTFVPKRDIESVKVHPKERRYLKIKTFISVLFYIVVAVGVVIAALENPNPVMIVANIIGVLLYIGIIAFAQRFLHGLFIGMMKGNAVRLNKSQYPEIYDIVEKQSEEIGLKEAPEVYVAYGPLNAFVTKFSRKKYLVLYSEVLETANAGNYDIMKFVIGHELAHIKRNHLGKAWLFPSLFIPILSLAYSRACEYTCDRYGAHFSEQGAFEGILALTAGPHIYAKISLKSFIRDAASQGGFFVWFTEKFSTHPHLVNRVLALKSYTKMGL is encoded by the coding sequence ATGCAAAGCGAAAAGACTTTTCAAACTGATTACCGTAAATGGATCACTTTCAATAAAGTTTTAGGTGAGTACAAACATCTATTTGATCTTTATAATGTACTGGAGCAGTTAAGCTCCAAAGGTTTGTATCAACTTACAAAAACAGAAGAGGAAGGAGAAACCAAGTATTTAATCGAACAAGAAGGATTTGAAGAAGCACTTCTTATTCAAAGTGAAACAGAAAGAAAGTTATGCTTAGAATATCTAAAAGAGCATTACTTACCAAAAGAAAATATTGAGGGGTGGTATCAGGAAAAAGTAGAGACTGAAGACCGTTCTCAGAATCTCAGTTATCAAGAACATGATCCAACCTTTGTTCCTAAAAGAGATATCGAGTCGGTTAAGGTTCATCCTAAAGAAAGACGTTATCTAAAGATCAAGACTTTTATTAGTGTGCTTTTCTACATTGTAGTAGCAGTGGGTGTAGTAATAGCAGCTTTAGAAAATCCAAACCCTGTGATGATTGTAGCCAATATTATTGGTGTTTTACTCTATATCGGTATTATAGCTTTTGCACAACGTTTCCTTCATGGTTTATTTATTGGAATGATGAAAGGAAATGCAGTAAGGCTGAATAAATCTCAGTATCCTGAAATTTATGATATCGTAGAAAAGCAATCTGAAGAAATTGGACTGAAAGAAGCCCCAGAGGTGTATGTTGCTTATGGACCTTTAAATGCTTTTGTAACGAAGTTTTCAAGAAAAAAATATCTTGTGCTCTATTCTGAGGTATTGGAAACAGCCAATGCAGGAAATTATGATATCATGAAGTTTGTGATTGGTCATGAGTTGGCACATATCAAACGAAATCATTTAGGTAAGGCATGGTTATTCCCTTCGTTGTTTATCCCAATTTTAAGTTTAGCCTATTCAAGAGCTTGCGAATATACTTGTGATCGTTATGGTGCACATTTTTCAGAACAAGGAGCTTTTGAAGGAATTTTGGCTTTAACGGCAGGGCCACATATTTATGCAAAAATTAGCTTGAAGAGTTTCATAAGAGATGCTGCATCTCAAGGTGGATTTTTCGTTTGGTTTACGGAGAAGTTTTCTACACATCCACACCTTGTTAATAGAGTCTTAGCCCTAAAAAGCTACACGAAGATGGGGCTATAG
- the leuD gene encoding 3-isopropylmalate dehydratase small subunit, with product MEKFETLQSGIIPLPIEDIDTDQIIPARFLKATTRDGFGENLFRDWRYFPDGSPKEDFVLNDNTHEGKRILVAGKNFGCGSSREHAAWAIHDYGIKVVVSSFFADIFKGNALNNGVLPVQVSQTFLDKVFELQASSEVSISVDLTTQSIKVEGTDLEETFEVNDYKKMCLLNGYDDIDFLLSKKDKIEAFEAQRQDIF from the coding sequence ATGGAAAAATTCGAAACATTACAATCGGGCATCATTCCATTGCCGATTGAAGATATAGATACAGACCAAATTATTCCAGCTCGTTTCCTTAAGGCTACGACAAGAGATGGATTTGGTGAAAACCTTTTCAGAGATTGGCGTTATTTTCCTGACGGTTCACCAAAAGAAGATTTTGTCTTGAATGACAATACGCATGAAGGCAAGAGAATCTTGGTGGCAGGGAAAAATTTCGGATGCGGATCTTCTCGTGAGCATGCTGCTTGGGCTATTCACGATTACGGAATCAAGGTGGTTGTTTCCAGTTTCTTTGCAGACATCTTTAAAGGAAATGCACTAAACAATGGTGTACTTCCCGTACAAGTAAGTCAAACGTTTCTAGATAAAGTCTTTGAACTTCAAGCTTCATCAGAAGTGTCTATTTCAGTAGATCTAACTACTCAATCAATCAAGGTAGAAGGAACAGATTTGGAAGAGACTTTTGAGGTCAATGACTATAAAAAAATGTGTTTGTTGAACGGCTATGACGATATTGATTTCTTGCTGAGTAAGAAAGACAAAATCGAAGCTTTCGAAGCACAACGACAAGATATTTTTTAA
- a CDS encoding DUF481 domain-containing protein: MQRIFFSLLLVLISVMGVNAQILNVEAVRLQEDTTNVWLGAFTGTYTLQSQQTKTLDFSFETNAAHLGQNADYYFIGNMNFLKGNGEQLISNGYLHLRSNIYKIWKISPEIFTQLQYDNVRGLKERYLIGSDARYNLKEGEKFKTSVGLGAMFEHELWQEENEEQGNIGSFRETQFFKIASYLSVNWDISDKLFFNVISYYQVPFERLSQYRLSATGNFNIKLSEHWAFTTSFSYWYENEPIIAIDKVNYTIQNGLTLSF, encoded by the coding sequence ATGCAGAGAATATTCTTTTCCCTTTTACTAGTCCTTATCAGTGTTATGGGTGTCAATGCCCAAATATTAAATGTAGAAGCTGTTCGACTTCAAGAAGACACTACCAATGTTTGGTTAGGTGCTTTTACAGGTACCTATACGCTACAAAGCCAACAAACCAAAACACTGGATTTTAGCTTTGAGACGAATGCCGCACACTTAGGACAAAATGCTGATTACTATTTCATCGGGAATATGAATTTCTTGAAAGGAAATGGAGAACAACTTATCAGTAACGGTTATCTACACCTCCGTTCAAATATTTATAAGATTTGGAAGATATCTCCCGAAATCTTCACTCAATTACAATACGATAATGTCAGAGGTTTGAAAGAACGTTACCTTATCGGTTCTGATGCTCGCTATAATTTGAAGGAAGGAGAAAAATTCAAAACTTCTGTGGGATTGGGAGCTATGTTCGAACACGAACTCTGGCAAGAAGAAAATGAAGAACAAGGAAATATTGGAAGTTTTAGGGAAACACAGTTTTTCAAAATCGCATCTTACCTCTCGGTGAATTGGGACATTAGTGACAAGCTATTTTTCAATGTCATTTCCTATTACCAAGTTCCATTTGAACGTTTGAGTCAATACCGCCTTAGTGCAACAGGTAATTTTAATATAAAGCTATCTGAACATTGGGCGTTTACCACAAGCTTCTCATACTGGTACGAAAATGAACCAATCATAGCTATAGATAAAGTAAACTACACCATTCAAAACGGATTAACGCTTTCATTCTAA
- a CDS encoding MarR family winged helix-turn-helix transcriptional regulator, with product MSDTKKSDLQTEDKSARIEYRIQTTNFKTPQMKAMFEILVTANAITSRHNSFLKPYNLSTQQYNILRMLRGSFPSALTIHDINDRMIDRSPNTTRMIDKLLPRDLVTRYRSDSDRRVVYVEITEKGLNLLVEIDKELGTFKKFLDNINVEEAEQLSVILTKLRSANIGDF from the coding sequence ATGTCTGATACAAAAAAATCTGATCTTCAAACCGAAGATAAGAGTGCTAGAATCGAATACCGAATCCAAACAACAAATTTCAAGACGCCTCAGATGAAAGCAATGTTTGAGATTTTAGTAACAGCAAATGCAATTACAAGCAGACATAATTCTTTTCTGAAACCGTATAATCTTTCCACTCAACAGTATAATATCCTAAGAATGTTGAGAGGCTCTTTTCCTTCTGCCCTAACTATCCATGATATTAACGATCGGATGATCGATCGATCGCCTAATACAACCCGAATGATTGATAAATTATTACCTAGAGATTTAGTAACAAGGTATCGTTCTGATTCTGATAGGAGGGTGGTATATGTAGAAATAACAGAGAAAGGCTTAAATCTTTTGGTTGAAATAGATAAAGAATTAGGAACCTTCAAGAAGTTTTTGGACAATATAAATGTCGAAGAGGCGGAACAATTATCTGTCATTCTAACAAAGTTACGCTCAGCTAATATTGGCGATTTTTAA
- the pheT gene encoding phenylalanine--tRNA ligase subunit beta: MKISIDWLKEYIDFDKSAEEIDHILTMGGLEVEGIEKFEPIEGGLAGLVIGEVVECGKHPGADKLSLTKVDVGGEELLPIVCGAPNVAAGQKVVVATVGTMLYPSEGEAFKIKKGKIRGEVSMGMICAEDEIGLGASHDGIMVLDTDVANGTPAADYFDLDTTDVVEIGLTPNRVDAASHYGVARDLKVLLEKEIKFPSTEAFKVANTNRTIAVEVENTEACPRYTGLTISGLTVAPSPEWLQNRLKSIGLAPINNVVDATNYIMHGLGQPLHAFDADEVKGDKIVVKLANEGEKFVTLDEEERTLAAADLMICNAEEPMCIAGVFGGLHSGVSDKTTSIFLESAYFSPDFVRKTSQRHGIKTDSSFRFERGTDPNLPAEALKVAALLIQEVAGGEVSSEVVDTNSERVADFVVNVKYKHIDRLIGKEIPKEEVHRILEGLEMTFLSDSEEEFTISVPPYRVDVQREADIIEEILRIIGFNSVELSEDLHSDFLAHFPKKDKEVLQAKVTEMLAGAGMNEIMTNSLTTHTYAEAVESLNSEKNVEILNILSADLDVMRQTLLFSALEVVNHNVNRRQTNLKMFEFGKIYRKEENGYEEDAKLSLVMTGDVTEESWRAASKPSTFHDLQKYTNFIFQKLNILDIDQDSLEDDRFAYGLSLSKKGKHIGVIGKVAPKVAKVVGVKQEVFYAELDWSVMLDLYSADYVFTEIPKYPAVRRDLSLVMSSSTKFAQVKELAMKTERKLLKDVNVFDVYEGEHLEEGKKSYSVSFILQDTQKTLNDKAIDKVMKRLMSSFERELNILIRK, encoded by the coding sequence ATGAAGATTTCAATTGACTGGCTTAAAGAATATATAGATTTCGATAAATCTGCAGAAGAGATTGACCACATCCTAACGATGGGTGGACTTGAAGTAGAAGGTATCGAGAAGTTTGAACCAATTGAAGGCGGATTAGCTGGATTGGTAATTGGTGAAGTAGTTGAATGTGGTAAACACCCAGGTGCAGACAAGCTTAGCTTGACTAAAGTTGATGTTGGAGGTGAAGAGTTACTTCCAATTGTTTGTGGCGCACCAAACGTAGCAGCAGGACAAAAAGTTGTTGTGGCTACAGTGGGTACAATGCTTTACCCTTCAGAAGGCGAGGCATTCAAAATCAAGAAAGGGAAAATCAGAGGTGAAGTTTCGATGGGAATGATCTGTGCCGAAGACGAAATCGGTTTGGGTGCATCTCATGACGGAATCATGGTTTTGGATACTGATGTTGCAAACGGTACTCCAGCCGCTGATTACTTTGATTTGGATACAACAGATGTTGTTGAGATTGGTCTTACTCCAAACCGTGTAGATGCAGCATCGCATTACGGTGTGGCAAGAGACTTGAAAGTGTTGTTGGAAAAGGAAATCAAGTTCCCTTCAACAGAAGCTTTCAAAGTAGCCAATACAAACCGTACGATTGCTGTTGAGGTAGAAAACACAGAAGCTTGTCCAAGATATACAGGTCTTACAATTTCTGGTTTGACGGTAGCACCTTCTCCTGAGTGGTTACAAAACAGATTGAAGTCAATTGGACTGGCACCAATCAACAACGTGGTAGATGCAACAAACTACATCATGCACGGATTGGGACAACCACTTCACGCTTTTGACGCCGATGAGGTAAAAGGTGATAAAATCGTTGTAAAATTAGCTAACGAAGGAGAGAAATTCGTTACGCTTGACGAAGAAGAAAGAACATTGGCAGCTGCAGATTTGATGATCTGTAATGCTGAAGAGCCAATGTGTATTGCAGGTGTTTTTGGCGGATTGCATTCAGGTGTTTCTGACAAGACGACTAGCATTTTCTTGGAGTCGGCTTACTTCTCGCCAGATTTCGTAAGAAAAACATCACAACGTCACGGTATCAAGACAGATTCTTCTTTCCGTTTCGAGAGAGGAACTGACCCTAACTTGCCAGCCGAAGCTTTGAAAGTAGCAGCATTGCTTATTCAAGAAGTGGCAGGTGGTGAAGTGTCTTCAGAAGTTGTAGATACTAACTCAGAAAGAGTAGCTGACTTTGTAGTCAATGTAAAATATAAACACATCGACCGTTTGATCGGTAAAGAAATTCCAAAAGAAGAGGTACACCGTATCTTGGAAGGTTTGGAAATGACTTTCCTTTCAGATAGCGAAGAGGAATTCACAATTTCAGTTCCTCCTTACCGTGTTGATGTTCAACGTGAGGCAGATATCATTGAAGAAATCCTTCGTATCATCGGATTCAATAGTGTTGAATTGAGCGAAGATTTACATTCAGACTTCTTGGCTCACTTCCCTAAGAAAGACAAAGAAGTACTTCAAGCGAAAGTAACTGAGATGTTGGCAGGAGCAGGCATGAACGAAATCATGACCAACTCACTAACCACACATACTTATGCGGAAGCTGTTGAAAGCCTTAATTCAGAGAAAAACGTTGAGATTCTGAACATCTTGAGTGCAGACTTAGATGTGATGCGTCAAACATTGTTATTCTCAGCTTTAGAAGTTGTAAATCACAACGTAAACCGTCGTCAAACGAACTTGAAAATGTTCGAATTCGGTAAAATTTACCGTAAAGAAGAAAACGGTTACGAAGAAGATGCGAAGCTTTCATTGGTAATGACTGGTGATGTAACTGAAGAAAGCTGGAGAGCGGCTTCAAAACCATCAACTTTCCATGACCTTCAGAAATACACAAACTTCATTTTCCAAAAATTGAATATTCTTGATATCGATCAAGACTCTTTGGAAGATGATCGTTTCGCTTACGGATTGTCATTGAGCAAAAAAGGAAAACACATTGGTGTAATCGGAAAAGTTGCTCCTAAAGTGGCTAAAGTAGTAGGTGTAAAACAAGAAGTATTCTACGCTGAGTTGGATTGGTCAGTAATGCTTGATTTGTATTCTGCAGATTACGTATTCACTGAAATTCCTAAATATCCTGCAGTACGTCGTGACCTTTCATTGGTAATGAGCTCGAGCACTAAGTTTGCTCAAGTGAAAGAATTGGCAATGAAGACAGAACGTAAATTGTTGAAAGACGTCAATGTATTTGACGTTTACGAAGGCGAACACTTGGAAGAAGGAAAGAAATCTTATTCGGTAAGTTTCATCTTGCAAGACACGCAAAAGACGCTAAATGATAAAGCTATCGATAAGGTGATGAAGCGTTTGATGTCATCTTTCGAGAGAGAATTAAATATCTTGATTAGAAAGTAA
- the leuB gene encoding 3-isopropylmalate dehydrogenase produces the protein MATKNIAVLAGDGIGPEVVAQGIKVLDAVAEVFGHTFNYTEALVGAVAIDATGNPLPEETLEVCKASDAVFFGAIGHPKYDNDPNAKVRPEQGLLALRKSLGLFANIRPVTTFEALIHKSPLKEEKVRGADLVVYRELTGGIYFGEKGRNEKGDEAYDNCAYSTGEIERIAKLAFEAAQNRRKKLTLVDKANVLETSRLWREVVRGMASSYPDVEVDYMFVDNAAMQLIQWPSQFDVILTENMFGDIISDEASVLTGSMGLLPSASIGAKVGMYEPIHGSYPQAAGQDIANPMATVLSAAMLLDGIGMYTEGNAVRTAVDKAISENYVTEDLDKEAAKKCSEVGDYLAELVKANVQESI, from the coding sequence ATGGCAACTAAAAATATAGCAGTACTAGCAGGTGATGGTATCGGACCTGAAGTAGTAGCACAAGGAATTAAAGTATTGGATGCAGTAGCAGAAGTGTTCGGACATACGTTCAATTACACAGAAGCTTTGGTAGGAGCAGTTGCAATTGATGCAACAGGAAATCCACTACCAGAAGAAACACTTGAGGTTTGTAAAGCATCTGATGCCGTATTTTTCGGAGCAATCGGTCATCCAAAATACGATAACGACCCGAATGCGAAGGTAAGACCAGAGCAAGGTTTATTGGCACTTCGTAAGAGTTTAGGTCTTTTTGCAAACATTCGTCCTGTAACTACTTTTGAAGCCCTTATCCATAAATCTCCATTGAAAGAGGAGAAAGTTAGAGGTGCTGACTTAGTTGTGTATAGAGAATTGACTGGAGGTATCTACTTTGGTGAAAAAGGTAGAAACGAAAAAGGTGATGAGGCATATGACAACTGTGCTTATTCTACGGGTGAGATTGAGCGTATTGCAAAACTTGCTTTCGAAGCCGCTCAAAATCGTAGAAAGAAACTTACGCTAGTTGATAAAGCAAATGTATTGGAAACATCACGTTTGTGGAGAGAGGTTGTAAGAGGAATGGCTTCATCATACCCAGATGTAGAAGTAGATTATATGTTCGTGGATAATGCCGCTATGCAACTGATCCAATGGCCTTCTCAGTTTGATGTCATCTTGACTGAAAATATGTTTGGTGATATTATTTCTGATGAAGCATCTGTACTTACGGGTTCTATGGGATTATTACCTTCTGCTTCAATTGGAGCAAAAGTAGGAATGTATGAGCCTATTCACGGTTCTTATCCACAAGCAGCAGGACAAGATATAGCGAACCCAATGGCTACAGTTCTTTCAGCAGCTATGTTGTTGGATGGTATCGGAATGTACACGGAAGGAAATGCCGTAAGAACAGCCGTAGACAAAGCGATCTCTGAGAACTATGTGACAGAAGATTTAGATAAAGAAGCAGCTAAGAAATGTTCTGAGGTTGGAGATTATCTAGCTGAATTGGTGAAGGCAAATGTACAAGAAAGTATTTAA